In a single window of the Terrirubrum flagellatum genome:
- a CDS encoding DUF502 domain-containing protein gives MAPAPPTDLDIHPPSSASRLRTYLLTGLIVAGPVALTLYIAWALITWVDGWVKPLIPRAYLPETYLPFVIPGFGLITVLVALVLIGFFTANLVGRSIINFGESMLTRTPFVSGLYKSLKQIFQTVFSQSGSSFRTVGLVQFPSPGMWSIVFLSAPADGEIGDRLPLAGEYLSVFMPCTPNPTTGFFFYVPRRDVIELSISVEDGAKLVMSAGLIKPEERQEELAALAATAQVAMTRTIEEVRAKEGA, from the coding sequence ATGGCGCCAGCGCCCCCGACCGACCTCGACATTCATCCGCCGTCCTCGGCGTCGCGGCTGCGCACCTATCTCCTGACCGGCCTGATCGTCGCCGGTCCGGTCGCGCTGACGCTTTACATCGCCTGGGCGTTGATCACCTGGGTGGATGGCTGGGTGAAGCCGCTCATTCCGCGCGCCTATTTGCCGGAGACCTATTTACCTTTCGTCATTCCGGGCTTCGGTCTGATCACGGTTCTTGTCGCCCTGGTGCTGATCGGATTCTTCACCGCCAATCTCGTCGGCCGCAGCATCATCAATTTCGGCGAGAGCATGCTGACGCGCACGCCTTTCGTCAGCGGGCTCTACAAAAGTTTGAAGCAGATTTTCCAGACCGTCTTCTCGCAGTCGGGCTCGTCGTTCCGCACGGTGGGGCTGGTGCAATTTCCCTCGCCGGGCATGTGGTCGATCGTGTTCCTGTCGGCGCCGGCGGACGGAGAGATCGGTGATCGGCTGCCGCTGGCCGGCGAATATCTCAGCGTCTTCATGCCCTGCACGCCCAACCCGACGACAGGATTTTTCTTCTATGTGCCGCGGCGCGACGTGATCGAATTGTCGATCTCGGTGGAAGATGGCGCGAAGCTGGTGATGTCGGCGGGACTGATCAAGCCGGAGGAGCGGCAGGAAGAGCTTGCGGCGCTGGCCGCGACCGCGCAGGTTGCGATGACGCGCACGATCGAAGAGGTC